A region of the Candidatus Neomarinimicrobiota bacterium genome:
TTGTTTTGCTTTGTATGAGGTCAGGTAGTGCGTTTTACGATAAGGAGAGTAACGTCATCATCGAAATGCTCATCACCTGAAAACTCTTTTAAAGAATCGAGTATGTTCTCAATAATTTCCTTGCTCTCATGTTCGAGATTATTCAAGAGAAGCTCGGTAAGATTTTTTTCAGCAAACTCGTTCTCCTTACTGTCAAAAGTTTCTGTTACTCCGTCGGAGTACAAGACAAGAAGATCACCCGCATCGAGATCAACTGTTTCTTCACTATATT
Encoded here:
- a CDS encoding SpoIIE family protein phosphatase: YSEETVDLDAGDLLVLYSDGVTETFDSKENEFAEKNLTELLLNNLEHESKEIIENILDSLKEFSGDEHFDDDVTLLIVKRTT